One window of Desulfarculus baarsii DSM 2075 genomic DNA carries:
- a CDS encoding LysR family transcriptional regulator translates to MIDVRQLSHAAALAKFGNYRRAAQALFITQPALTKSIQNLERELDVRLFERRADGVTPTEFGAAIVAAAARILPQIDDIENEMELLKGLGKGRLNVGCDPFFAEVYMAPALGSLLARHPSLRIRAEVIAWDVILELLLERKLDVVIGVPTENLDPSLSFIKIDGFPEITYFCRPGHPLLGRGPIAPRELAPFPTVGIKTHPWWLKWFAESIDEAVESEAVTHRHFVQCDNLSVIMTIVKSSDAISGAASGVVEKDIVAGRLRRLPLILPPYPPLSFGLAYLRERIMAPAARALIDELVALAQSLGWAVDAPGSRP, encoded by the coding sequence ATGATCGACGTCCGTCAACTGAGCCACGCGGCGGCCCTGGCCAAGTTTGGCAACTATCGCCGGGCGGCCCAGGCCCTGTTCATCACCCAGCCGGCCCTGACCAAGAGCATCCAGAACCTGGAGCGCGAACTGGACGTGCGCCTGTTCGAGCGCCGCGCCGACGGCGTGACGCCCACCGAGTTTGGCGCGGCCATCGTGGCGGCGGCGGCGCGCATCCTGCCCCAGATCGACGACATCGAAAACGAGATGGAGCTGCTCAAGGGCCTGGGCAAGGGCCGGCTGAACGTGGGTTGCGATCCGTTCTTCGCCGAGGTCTACATGGCCCCGGCCCTGGGTTCGCTTTTGGCCCGGCACCCCAGCTTGCGCATCCGCGCCGAGGTCATCGCCTGGGACGTGATCCTGGAGCTTTTGCTGGAGCGCAAGCTGGACGTGGTCATCGGCGTGCCCACCGAAAATCTCGATCCAAGCCTGAGTTTCATCAAGATCGACGGCTTTCCCGAGATAACCTATTTCTGCCGGCCGGGGCACCCCTTGCTGGGCCGCGGGCCCATCGCGCCGCGGGAGCTAGCGCCTTTTCCTACCGTGGGCATCAAAACACACCCATGGTGGCTGAAATGGTTTGCCGAATCCATCGATGAAGCCGTCGAAAGCGAGGCCGTCACCCACCGTCACTTCGTGCAGTGCGACAATTTGAGCGTGATCATGACCATCGTCAAATCCAGCGACGCCATCAGCGGCGCGGCCAGCGGCGTGGTCGAAAAAGACATCGTTGCCGGCCGCTTGCGCCGCCTGCCGCTGATCCTGCCGCCCTATCCGCCGCTGTCGTTTGGCCTGGCCTACCTCCGCGAGCGCATCATGGCCCCGGCGGCCCGGGCGCTCATCGACGAACTGGTGGCCCTGGCCCAGAGCCTGGGCTGGGCGGTCGACGCCCCGGGCTCCCGGCCCTGA
- a CDS encoding aldehyde dehydrogenase family protein: MEHYKLFIDGQFVEAADGATFETIDPGTGLPMATVAQAGAAEAEAAIMAARRAFERSGWPQMPPMERSRLVMELADRMTNHGVRLAMTESMNSGGVVARTATDVLLGASMMRNLAYYAAKSFPWTEELQPSGNPFFPGRDYVRREAMGVCVGIIPWNFPLTMALWKVAQAIIMGNTIVLKPASNTPLSALILAEVVKESPIPDGVVNVIAGPGGALGRVLCTHPEVDKIAFTGSTEVGRQIMKLASDTVKKVTLELGGKSANIILDDARLDMAVDGGLYGTFFHGGQVCESGTRLLVHAKIYDQFMERYLARVKDIRIGYQLDYATQMGPLVSQTQLNTVESYVQIGKDEGAELLCGGKRAVVPGLEGGFFYEPTIFGGVDNKMRIAQEEIFGPVVSVIKFDDDDEAIAIANDSIYGLAGGVWTTDTGRAERIAAGVRTGTMWVNNYHAFGDFCPFGGYKQSGVGRELGHHGLAEYTEVKRVHVAATAEPSAHMGFQLLLDQPKAASFQYITPTKVNCGPGAVASICADIARMGCQRAFVLTDAGVLAVGLAAKVIAALGGYCVGVFSDIPQDTSLATVDAAADAARAAKADLIVSVGGGSVIDTAKWVTVILDQGGKAVDHYAFFRLTKPVTPHIVVPTTVGTGSEATAVSVVRHEGLSRKVFIADPYIYPQVAVLDPCLVADLPAGLMVATAMDAMTHACEAMMSKTANPISDGHALQAIRLIARNLPKAASGDRDLRVMSNLQVAATVAGKAFAVAGIGLAHAMAHTVGALYGVPHGAACGILLPKVMRFNVDHATEALVEIAAALGVNVLDIAPRDAALAGADALEQLMRAVEAPMSLKAMGVPEEALAECAMHALVDPSNLTNPRPVADPMAVLEVYQQAF; encoded by the coding sequence TTGGAACATTACAAGCTATTTATCGACGGCCAGTTCGTCGAAGCCGCCGACGGCGCGACCTTCGAGACCATCGACCCCGGCACGGGCCTGCCCATGGCCACCGTGGCCCAGGCGGGCGCGGCCGAGGCCGAGGCGGCGATCATGGCCGCCCGCCGGGCCTTCGAGCGCTCGGGCTGGCCCCAAATGCCGCCCATGGAGCGCTCACGGCTGGTGATGGAGCTGGCCGACCGTATGACCAACCACGGCGTGCGCCTGGCCATGACCGAGTCGATGAACTCCGGCGGCGTTGTCGCCCGCACCGCCACCGACGTGCTGCTGGGCGCATCGATGATGCGCAACCTCGCCTACTACGCGGCCAAGAGCTTCCCCTGGACCGAGGAGCTCCAGCCCAGCGGCAATCCGTTTTTCCCCGGCCGTGACTACGTGCGCCGCGAGGCCATGGGCGTGTGCGTGGGCATCATCCCCTGGAACTTCCCCCTGACCATGGCCCTGTGGAAGGTGGCCCAGGCCATCATCATGGGCAACACCATCGTGCTCAAGCCCGCCAGCAACACGCCCCTTTCGGCGCTGATCCTGGCCGAGGTGGTCAAGGAAAGCCCCATCCCCGACGGCGTGGTCAACGTCATCGCCGGGCCGGGCGGCGCGCTGGGCCGCGTGCTCTGCACCCACCCCGAGGTCGACAAGATCGCCTTCACCGGCTCCACCGAGGTGGGCCGCCAGATCATGAAGCTGGCCTCCGATACGGTCAAAAAAGTGACCCTGGAATTGGGCGGCAAGTCGGCCAACATCATCCTCGATGACGCCCGCCTGGACATGGCCGTCGACGGCGGGCTCTACGGCACGTTCTTCCACGGCGGCCAGGTCTGCGAATCGGGCACGCGGCTGCTGGTGCACGCCAAGATCTACGACCAGTTCATGGAGCGTTATCTGGCGCGGGTCAAGGATATCCGCATCGGCTACCAGCTCGATTACGCCACCCAGATGGGCCCCCTGGTCAGCCAGACCCAGCTCAACACCGTCGAAAGCTATGTGCAGATCGGCAAGGACGAAGGCGCCGAGCTGCTCTGCGGCGGCAAGCGGGCCGTGGTGCCCGGCCTGGAGGGCGGCTTCTTTTACGAGCCGACCATCTTCGGCGGCGTCGACAACAAAATGCGCATCGCCCAGGAGGAGATCTTCGGGCCGGTGGTCAGCGTGATCAAGTTCGACGACGACGACGAGGCCATCGCCATCGCCAACGACAGCATCTACGGCTTGGCCGGCGGCGTCTGGACCACCGACACCGGCCGGGCCGAACGCATCGCCGCCGGCGTGCGCACCGGCACGATGTGGGTCAACAACTACCACGCCTTTGGCGATTTCTGCCCCTTTGGCGGTTACAAGCAATCGGGCGTCGGCCGCGAGCTGGGCCACCACGGCCTGGCCGAATACACCGAGGTCAAGCGCGTGCACGTGGCGGCCACGGCCGAACCCTCGGCCCACATGGGCTTCCAGTTGCTGCTCGACCAGCCCAAGGCCGCCTCGTTCCAATACATCACCCCGACCAAGGTCAACTGCGGCCCCGGCGCGGTGGCCTCCATCTGCGCCGACATCGCGCGCATGGGCTGCCAGCGGGCCTTCGTGCTCACCGACGCCGGCGTGCTCGCCGTCGGCCTGGCCGCCAAGGTCATCGCCGCCCTGGGCGGCTATTGCGTGGGCGTCTTCAGCGACATCCCCCAGGACACCAGCCTGGCCACCGTCGACGCGGCCGCCGACGCCGCCCGCGCGGCCAAGGCCGACCTGATCGTCAGCGTCGGCGGCGGCAGCGTCATCGACACGGCCAAGTGGGTGACGGTGATTCTCGATCAGGGCGGCAAGGCCGTCGATCACTACGCCTTTTTCCGCCTGACCAAGCCGGTCACGCCGCACATCGTGGTGCCCACAACCGTGGGCACCGGCAGCGAGGCCACGGCCGTTTCGGTGGTGCGCCACGAGGGTCTCAGCCGCAAGGTCTTCATCGCCGACCCCTACATCTACCCCCAGGTGGCCGTGCTCGACCCCTGCCTGGTGGCCGACCTGCCCGCCGGGCTGATGGTGGCCACGGCCATGGACGCCATGACCCACGCCTGCGAGGCCATGATGAGCAAGACCGCCAACCCCATCAGCGACGGTCACGCCTTGCAGGCCATCCGGCTCATCGCCCGCAACCTGCCCAAGGCCGCCAGCGGTGACCGCGACCTGCGCGTCATGAGCAACCTCCAGGTGGCCGCCACCGTGGCCGGCAAGGCCTTCGCCGTGGCCGGCATCGGCCTGGCCCACGCCATGGCCCACACCGTGGGCGCCCTATACGGCGTGCCCCACGGCGCGGCCTGCGGCATTTTGCTGCCCAAGGTCATGCGCTTCAACGTCGATCACGCCACCGAGGCCCTGGTCGAGATCGCCGCCGCCCTAGGCGTCAACGTGCTGGACATCGCCCCGCGTGACGCCGCCCTGGCCGGGGCCGACGCCCTGGAGCAGCTCATGCGCGCCGTCGAGGCTCCCATGAGCCTCAAGGCCATGGGCGTGCCCGAGGAGGCCCTGGCCGAGTGCGCCATGCACGCCCTGGTCGATCCCTCCAACCTGACCAATCCCCGGCCCGTGGCCGACCCCATGGCCGTGCTGGAGGTTTACCAACAGGCGTTCTAA
- a CDS encoding chemotaxis response regulator CheY: protein MPVDKKMKILVVDDFATMRRIIKNTLRQIGYENVVEAEDGEAAVAKLETERIDFIVSDWNMPKMTGLELLRWVRNHDEFKDLPFLMVTAEAQKENILEAAKARVNNYVVKPFTAETMEEKIEAIMAKL from the coding sequence ATGCCTGTGGACAAAAAAATGAAAATCCTGGTGGTGGACGATTTCGCCACCATGCGCCGAATCATCAAAAACACCTTGCGCCAGATCGGCTACGAAAACGTCGTCGAGGCCGAGGACGGCGAGGCCGCCGTGGCCAAGCTGGAAACCGAGCGCATCGATTTTATCGTCAGCGACTGGAACATGCCCAAGATGACCGGCCTGGAATTGCTGCGTTGGGTTCGCAATCACGACGAATTCAAGGATTTGCCCTTCTTGATGGTCACCGCCGAGGCCCAGAAGGAAAACATCCTCGAGGCGGCCAAGGCCAGGGTCAACAACTACGTGGTCAAGCCCTTCACCGCCGAGACCATGGAAGAAAAAATCGAAGCCATCATGGCCAAGCTATAA
- a CDS encoding LbtU family siderophore porin: MKVKLKVAAWLAAAAMLVTPAAAFAADADTQALLNELRALKERVSTLEQALEKANTSAADAQKAAQEAQATSAHSLKMSEQAQLAKGEQVAGGLLSDAGKRLKIYGAVELEGAYSNFKPKHGKSASESDFTLATAEVFIEADINKYVKGLVHMLYEEGDTDPMNIDEAYILLGQTDDIPAYFLGGRMYPAIGLFESNLISDPITQNVFETQATAAEVGWAQDWFNVGVGIFNSDVHESSDAPDNNINTFYARAQFDAPEGALGEDVDLNFGLAYTNNIASGNLSEYVVDQSLQDLVAGWSAMLSAQYMCVAFTAEYISAIDDFKAGELDYMTDSDGKPYAYNIELAYMPFEEWTFAARYEGSDNLGDKEPEHQFGVGASWMFLPDTTLSVEYLHGEFQDTEDERDLFTTQLAIGF; the protein is encoded by the coding sequence ATGAAGGTAAAACTCAAAGTCGCGGCTTGGCTGGCGGCGGCCGCGATGTTGGTGACCCCGGCGGCCGCTTTCGCCGCCGACGCCGACACCCAGGCCCTGCTGAATGAGTTGCGCGCCCTCAAGGAGCGCGTCTCGACCCTGGAGCAGGCCCTGGAAAAGGCCAACACCTCGGCGGCCGACGCCCAAAAGGCGGCCCAGGAGGCTCAGGCGACCAGCGCGCATTCGCTGAAGATGTCCGAGCAGGCCCAACTGGCCAAGGGCGAGCAAGTGGCGGGCGGGCTGCTCAGCGACGCGGGCAAGCGCCTGAAGATCTACGGCGCCGTCGAGCTGGAGGGCGCCTACTCCAACTTCAAGCCCAAGCACGGCAAGAGCGCCTCCGAGAGCGACTTCACCCTGGCCACCGCCGAGGTGTTCATCGAGGCCGACATCAACAAATACGTCAAGGGCCTGGTGCACATGCTCTATGAAGAGGGCGACACCGACCCCATGAACATCGACGAGGCCTACATCCTGCTGGGCCAGACCGACGACATCCCGGCCTATTTCCTGGGCGGTCGCATGTACCCGGCCATCGGCCTGTTCGAAAGCAACCTGATCAGCGACCCCATCACCCAGAATGTCTTCGAGACCCAGGCCACCGCGGCCGAGGTCGGCTGGGCCCAGGACTGGTTCAACGTGGGCGTGGGCATTTTCAACTCCGACGTCCATGAATCCAGCGACGCCCCCGACAACAACATCAACACCTTCTACGCCCGCGCCCAGTTCGACGCCCCCGAAGGCGCCCTCGGCGAGGACGTCGACCTCAACTTCGGCCTGGCCTACACCAACAACATCGCCAGCGGCAACCTCAGCGAGTACGTCGTCGATCAGAGCCTGCAAGACCTGGTCGCCGGCTGGTCGGCCATGTTGAGCGCCCAGTACATGTGCGTGGCCTTCACCGCCGAGTACATCTCGGCCATCGACGACTTCAAGGCCGGCGAGTTGGACTACATGACCGACAGCGACGGCAAGCCCTACGCCTACAACATCGAACTGGCCTACATGCCCTTCGAGGAATGGACCTTCGCCGCCCGTTACGAGGGCAGCGACAACCTGGGCGACAAGGAGCCCGAACACCAGTTCGGCGTCGGCGCTTCCTGGATGTTCCTGCCCGACACCACCCTCAGCGTCGAGTACCTCCACGGCGAGTTCCAAGACACCGAGGACGAAAGAGACCTCTTCACCACGCAGTTGGCCATCGGATTCTAA
- a CDS encoding DUF6125 family protein, with translation MGIPAADQEMFATMDRQQLLDYIFMQVKNIWRVDGMYFLGIEKRHDIQEATDVDAECWRYMGKVEAKELKAFLGLDEPGPAEALLLLRHSSWAVSHEQKAFHLRDDGSAVFEVFNCRTQLIRLGKGLDAHPCRQVREGYLQAFVSACNPKLRLETVCCPPDRCQEGDLWCRWIISQG, from the coding sequence ATGGGCATCCCAGCGGCCGATCAGGAAATGTTCGCAACCATGGACCGCCAGCAGTTGCTGGACTACATCTTCATGCAGGTCAAAAACATCTGGCGGGTCGACGGCATGTACTTCCTGGGCATCGAAAAGCGCCACGACATCCAGGAAGCCACCGACGTCGACGCCGAATGCTGGCGCTACATGGGCAAGGTCGAGGCCAAGGAGCTCAAGGCCTTCCTGGGCCTCGACGAACCCGGCCCGGCCGAGGCCCTGCTGCTGCTACGCCATTCTTCCTGGGCCGTCAGCCACGAGCAAAAGGCCTTTCACCTGCGCGACGACGGCTCGGCCGTCTTCGAGGTCTTCAACTGCCGCACCCAGCTCATCCGCTTGGGCAAAGGCCTGGACGCCCACCCCTGCCGCCAGGTGCGCGAGGGCTATCTGCAGGCCTTCGTGAGCGCCTGCAACCCCAAGCTCAGGCTGGAGACCGTCTGTTGCCCGCCCGATCGCTGCCAGGAGGGCGATTTGTGGTGCCGCTGGATCATCAGCCAAGGCTAG
- a CDS encoding DUF2867 domain-containing protein produces MDDRPVFVTGATGYVGGRLVPRLLASGRRVRAVGRSLEKLACRPWAGHPLVELVKADAMDVASMARAMKGCGAAYYLVHSMNPATADFAKADLQAALNMAAAAEHAGLSRIIYLGGLVPEGPGISHHLASRAQVARALQAGATPVTWLRAAMLLGSGSASFELMRYLVDRLPVMLTPKWVRTKVQPIAIANALGYLEACLDNPDTIGQAFDIGGPEVLTYEDLFRIYAEEAGLRRRWIIPLPFLNVRLSSYWIHLITPVPAALAQPLAEGLSNEVVMHDQRIRQVAPQELIDCRQAIRRALQRIEQQKVETCWHDAGHVLPPEWVYCADASFAGGTILQAALRSRLAAPAHAVWPAVTSLGGEIGWRHAQFLWALRGWLDELVGGVGLRRGRRHPRELGVGDALDFWRVLEVEKDRRLLLLAEMKLPGQAVLEIQLEPLGPDMCELRVIARFLPRGLAGLAYWWAALPLHGYVFKGMASALAKASGAPLLSGPAPFDPTEALSCRLRPGAQG; encoded by the coding sequence ATGGATGATCGGCCAGTTTTCGTCACCGGAGCGACGGGTTACGTGGGCGGGCGCTTGGTTCCCCGGCTGTTGGCCAGCGGCCGGCGGGTGCGGGCGGTGGGCCGCTCGCTGGAAAAACTGGCTTGCCGCCCCTGGGCCGGCCATCCGCTGGTCGAGTTGGTCAAGGCCGACGCCATGGACGTGGCCTCCATGGCCCGGGCCATGAAAGGCTGCGGCGCGGCCTATTATCTGGTGCACTCGATGAACCCGGCCACGGCCGATTTCGCCAAGGCCGACCTGCAAGCCGCCCTGAACATGGCCGCCGCCGCCGAACACGCGGGGCTATCGCGGATCATCTACCTGGGCGGGCTCGTGCCCGAGGGCCCGGGCATCAGCCATCATCTGGCCTCGCGGGCCCAGGTGGCCCGCGCCCTGCAAGCCGGGGCCACGCCGGTGACCTGGTTGCGGGCGGCCATGCTCCTGGGCTCGGGCAGCGCCTCGTTCGAGCTGATGCGCTATCTGGTCGATCGCCTACCGGTGATGCTGACCCCCAAATGGGTGCGCACCAAGGTTCAGCCCATCGCCATCGCCAACGCCCTGGGCTACCTGGAGGCCTGTCTGGACAATCCGGACACCATCGGCCAGGCCTTTGACATCGGCGGGCCGGAGGTGCTGACCTACGAAGATCTTTTCCGCATCTACGCCGAGGAGGCCGGCTTGCGGCGGCGCTGGATCATCCCCCTGCCGTTTCTGAACGTCAGGCTCAGCTCGTATTGGATCCACCTGATCACCCCCGTGCCGGCCGCCCTGGCCCAACCCCTGGCCGAGGGCCTGAGCAACGAGGTGGTCATGCACGACCAGCGCATCCGCCAGGTCGCGCCGCAAGAGCTCATCGACTGCCGTCAGGCCATCCGCCGCGCCTTGCAGCGCATCGAGCAGCAAAAGGTCGAGACCTGCTGGCACGACGCCGGCCATGTCCTGCCGCCGGAGTGGGTTTATTGCGCCGACGCCAGCTTTGCCGGCGGGACGATCCTCCAGGCGGCGTTGCGTTCGCGCCTGGCCGCGCCGGCCCACGCGGTCTGGCCGGCGGTGACCAGCCTGGGCGGCGAGATCGGCTGGCGGCACGCCCAGTTTTTGTGGGCGCTGCGCGGCTGGCTGGACGAGTTGGTCGGCGGCGTGGGCCTGCGCCGCGGACGTCGCCACCCCCGCGAGCTTGGCGTGGGCGACGCCCTGGACTTCTGGCGGGTGCTGGAGGTGGAAAAAGACCGGCGTCTGCTGCTGCTTGCCGAAATGAAGCTGCCCGGACAGGCGGTGCTGGAGATTCAACTGGAGCCCCTGGGCCCCGACATGTGCGAGCTGCGGGTCATCGCCCGCTTTTTGCCACGGGGCCTGGCCGGCCTGGCCTATTGGTGGGCGGCGCTGCCGTTGCACGGCTATGTGTTCAAGGGCATGGCCAGCGCCCTGGCCAAGGCCAGCGGCGCGCCGCTACTCTCGGGCCCCGCGCCCTTCGACCCCACCGAGGCCCTGTCCTGCCGCTTGCGGCCCGGCGCTCAGGGCTGA
- a CDS encoding glucosyltransferase domain-containing protein has translation MSNIIQIFKKEEFSLGQFAIFFATAIAFNLYFLSNFTLSIDDEIAAFRTDPSAWIGQGRWLLYLVEKQLFPQPVLPYVPNVVFCATMAAAYALLVRAHDLRDDWRIYFSFPVFCAFPIWPFIAAFYPNLPALSFGVLFVCAAAFLHSHSPVLAVLLRREAIGSSLANMTMQAVLLAMALGAYQSLFMLYLAMGLGVIARAALSGVEDDRFSAANAWRAVWHVCLVGCCALAIYLLISRIALWLMPFGTAYIGNFFNLQELVRNPQGLAYLFLSEMRSYYLVASQKYGGSLSAVPWLIAIALVAVAMNVRAKQKSVILFVTLSFFAVLVSPFLLTLITAIEMPVRAFVSVPYVIWFLAICALGSKKLVITVASVLVLIALQFQAVRATGNHAAAVTIALEQDKLLAADLYRRMAGLGFDESKPIMIDIFGRRFCKTAYPAPWSSTFGASFFGWDEGNINRMVRFMRLLGYPKITPLAEKKRLLNTRKFLTMPSWPAPGSVVKQGDVFLIKLSDKSDFIHARSLPAAR, from the coding sequence TTGAGCAACATCATTCAGATCTTCAAAAAAGAGGAGTTTTCTCTCGGCCAATTCGCTATATTTTTTGCCACCGCCATTGCCTTCAACTTGTATTTTCTGTCGAACTTCACCTTGTCAATCGACGACGAAATAGCGGCTTTTCGTACTGATCCCAGCGCATGGATCGGGCAAGGCCGGTGGTTGTTGTATTTGGTGGAGAAGCAATTATTCCCCCAGCCGGTTTTGCCATATGTTCCCAACGTAGTGTTTTGCGCAACAATGGCGGCGGCGTATGCTTTGCTCGTCAGAGCGCACGATTTACGCGACGATTGGCGAATTTATTTTTCCTTTCCCGTTTTTTGCGCGTTTCCTATCTGGCCATTCATTGCGGCTTTTTATCCTAATCTACCGGCTCTGAGCTTTGGCGTGCTGTTTGTGTGCGCCGCCGCGTTTTTACACAGCCACTCGCCCGTGTTGGCGGTGCTTTTACGGCGGGAAGCCATTGGTTCGTCATTGGCCAACATGACCATGCAGGCCGTGTTGCTGGCGATGGCTCTCGGTGCGTATCAGTCATTGTTCATGTTGTACTTGGCCATGGGGCTTGGCGTTATCGCGCGGGCGGCTCTGTCCGGCGTGGAGGATGATCGGTTTTCGGCAGCGAACGCTTGGCGCGCCGTTTGGCATGTTTGCCTGGTTGGTTGTTGCGCGTTGGCCATTTATTTGCTCATCAGCCGCATCGCGTTATGGCTGATGCCTTTCGGCACGGCCTATATCGGAAACTTCTTCAACTTACAAGAACTAGTGCGCAACCCGCAAGGTTTGGCTTATCTGTTTTTGTCCGAGATGCGGTCATACTATCTTGTCGCCTCTCAAAAATATGGCGGTTCGCTTTCAGCCGTTCCATGGTTGATTGCCATTGCGCTGGTCGCCGTTGCCATGAATGTTCGCGCTAAGCAAAAATCGGTAATATTATTTGTGACGTTGTCGTTTTTCGCCGTGCTTGTATCGCCGTTCTTGCTCACGCTGATAACCGCCATAGAAATGCCAGTCAGGGCTTTTGTTTCCGTACCCTATGTGATTTGGTTTTTGGCGATTTGCGCCCTTGGTTCAAAGAAGCTTGTTATTACGGTTGCTAGCGTGTTGGTGCTGATAGCTTTGCAGTTCCAAGCGGTGAGGGCTACCGGAAATCACGCCGCGGCGGTAACGATTGCCTTGGAACAAGACAAGCTGCTGGCGGCGGATTTGTATCGGCGCATGGCCGGCCTCGGTTTTGACGAAAGCAAACCGATAATGATCGACATCTTTGGGAGGCGTTTTTGTAAAACAGCCTATCCGGCGCCGTGGTCTTCCACTTTTGGGGCGTCTTTCTTTGGCTGGGATGAAGGCAACATCAACCGCATGGTCAGATTCATGCGATTGCTTGGGTATCCAAAGATCACGCCGCTGGCCGAGAAAAAACGATTGCTGAACACAAGAAAATTCCTGACGATGCCTTCCTGGCCCGCGCCCGGCTCGGTGGTTAAGCAAGGCGATGTGTTCTTGATAAAACTGAGCGACAAGTCTGATTTTATCCACGCGCGATCCTTGCCTGCCGCAAGATAG
- a CDS encoding DUF2461 domain-containing protein: MSPTDRFNGFSLQAEDFFRALAQNNNKPWFEEHRKQYDELILRPAKALVAELSPPMAQMVPGIHAEPMVNKSIFKIFRDTRFARDKSPFKDHLGLWLWEGQGPRMECSGFYLHFEPGRLMLGAGIYGFSRAQIEQYRSDVLHPQRGPALERALAQVGARGGVVDGQKLKRVPRGVDPDHPRAALARYTGLWVGVDEPLPDAARSAALVDYCLERWSGMLPLHFWLAEMAERALAAA; this comes from the coding sequence ATGAGCCCAACCGATCGCTTCAACGGCTTCAGCCTCCAGGCCGAGGACTTTTTCCGCGCCTTGGCCCAGAACAACAACAAGCCCTGGTTCGAGGAGCACCGCAAACAATACGACGAGCTGATCCTGCGGCCGGCCAAGGCCCTGGTGGCCGAACTGAGCCCGCCCATGGCCCAGATGGTCCCGGGCATCCACGCCGAGCCCATGGTCAACAAGTCGATTTTCAAAATTTTTCGCGATACGCGCTTTGCCCGTGACAAAAGCCCGTTCAAGGATCATCTGGGCCTGTGGCTGTGGGAGGGCCAGGGGCCGCGCATGGAGTGCTCGGGGTTTTATCTGCATTTCGAGCCGGGCCGGCTGATGCTGGGCGCGGGGATTTACGGTTTTTCCAGGGCCCAGATCGAACAATACCGCAGCGATGTGCTGCACCCCCAACGTGGGCCGGCCCTGGAGCGGGCCTTGGCCCAGGTCGGCGCGCGGGGCGGCGTGGTCGACGGGCAAAAGCTCAAGCGTGTTCCGCGTGGCGTCGACCCGGATCACCCCCGCGCGGCGCTGGCGCGCTACACCGGCCTGTGGGTGGGCGTGGATGAGCCATTGCCCGACGCGGCCCGGTCGGCGGCGTTGGTGGATTATTGCCTGGAGCGCTGGAGCGGCATGCTGCCGTTGCATTTCTGGCTGGCGGAGATGGCCGAGCGCGCCTTGGCCGCGGCGTAG
- the tpx gene encoding thiol peroxidase, whose translation MSERKGAITMGGMPLTLIGDEVKVGQKAPDVELLTNDLAPARLSSYLGKVVIISVVPSLDTGVCDIQTRRFNAEAAGLGPDVVILTVSMDLPFAQKRWCGQAGVDQVVTLSDHREAAFGLAYGLLIKELRLLARAVLVVDRQGLLRYSQLVPEVGSEPDYEPALAAARQLV comes from the coding sequence ATGAGCGAAAGAAAAGGCGCCATCACCATGGGCGGCATGCCCCTGACACTGATTGGCGACGAGGTGAAAGTGGGCCAAAAAGCGCCCGACGTGGAGCTTCTGACCAACGACCTGGCTCCGGCGCGCCTGTCGTCGTATCTGGGCAAGGTGGTGATCATCAGCGTGGTGCCCTCGCTGGACACCGGCGTCTGCGATATCCAGACCAGGCGCTTCAACGCCGAGGCGGCCGGGCTGGGCCCGGACGTGGTCATCCTCACCGTGAGCATGGACCTGCCCTTCGCCCAGAAGCGCTGGTGCGGCCAGGCCGGCGTGGACCAGGTCGTCACCCTCAGCGACCACCGCGAGGCCGCCTTTGGCCTGGCCTATGGGTTGCTCATCAAGGAACTGCGCCTGCTGGCCCGGGCGGTCCTGGTCGTCGATCGCCAGGGCCTGCTGCGCTACAGCCAACTCGTGCCCGAGGTGGGCAGCGAGCCCGATTACGAGCCGGCCCTGGCCGCGGCCCGTCAATTGGTCTGA
- a CDS encoding TetR/AcrR family transcriptional regulator: protein MTEDGPTTPGKAQRRRQEAARRLRDEGLKLIARQGLHACKVEEITRAAGVGKGTFFTHFASKGHFVAALVDHILGDVARRVRPLALAPEDANALLAGVGAVHLRYFQLRPDAASLLVQAGGLAEDSDQGQVVRQRLRQHVDMVAEMLRPAAAAVGWPVERAAELALMVVATSCGFFWFARPLGLGHDTPMALLERLGRAMAGGLAGGAQP, encoded by the coding sequence ATGACTGAAGACGGGCCAACGACGCCGGGCAAGGCTCAGCGCCGCCGGCAGGAGGCCGCGCGGCGGCTGCGTGACGAGGGGCTCAAGCTGATCGCCCGCCAGGGCCTGCACGCCTGCAAGGTCGAGGAGATCACCAGGGCCGCCGGCGTGGGCAAGGGCACGTTTTTTACTCATTTCGCCAGCAAGGGTCATTTCGTGGCCGCGCTGGTCGATCACATCCTGGGCGACGTGGCCCGGCGCGTGCGGCCCCTGGCCCTGGCCCCCGAGGACGCCAACGCCCTGTTGGCCGGGGTGGGGGCGGTGCATCTGCGCTATTTTCAGTTGCGGCCCGACGCGGCCTCGCTTTTGGTGCAGGCCGGCGGCCTGGCCGAGGACAGCGATCAGGGCCAGGTAGTGCGCCAGCGCCTGCGCCAGCATGTGGACATGGTCGCCGAGATGCTGCGGCCGGCGGCGGCGGCGGTGGGTTGGCCGGTGGAGCGGGCGGCCGAACTGGCCCTGATGGTGGTGGCCACCTCCTGCGGATTTTTCTGGTTCGCCCGGCCCCTGGGCCTGGGCCATGACACGCCCATGGCCCTGCTGGAGCGCCTGGGCCGGGCCATGGCCGGCGGGCTGGCCGGCGGCGCTCAGCCCTGA